In Mustela lutreola isolate mMusLut2 chromosome 1, mMusLut2.pri, whole genome shotgun sequence, one genomic interval encodes:
- the LOC131812594 gene encoding uncharacterized protein LOC131812594 — MNVPLVCDYGSGFSKVGFSGMEAPRAVFPTILGKLRHDNLLVGMEEEDWFIGDEAQKRRRELNLQCPVSRATVTNWDNMEKIWHHSFYQVLCIAPEQHPLMVTEPPSNPMSSKEKMSQIWHHSFYQVLCIAQRPHLAENRSLISQLHGGSALPTTPATSSLTFLSAGLPCILSETFNVPALHLANQGVLSLYASGQTSGTTIESGEGMTYFVPIIDGCPLHQSTIQMDIAGQDLTLYLLQLLTDSGHSLVSRGDWEYIRDIKEKCCYVASDFKKEKMKASSPSYARKFQLPDGQEITLGPEKFLCPEGLFQADLMGRNSLGIHMKAFRSVSSCSPALWKILFGHMVLSGGTGCCPGLRFRLQREIAALVSPTINVKVSSCPSSIHSAWLGGSILCSLSTFKDMWVTSKEYKDIGASIVRRRTF, encoded by the exons ATGAACGTGCCCCTCGTCTGTGACTACGGCTCAGGCTTCAGCAAGGTGGGCTTCTCGGGCATGGAGGCCCCCCGGGCCGTGTTCCCCACCATCCTCGGGAAACTTCGACACGAC AATCTGTTGGTGGGGATGGAAGAGGAAGACTGGTTCATCGGCGACGAGGCTCAGAAAAGGCGACGGGAGCTTAACCTGCAGTGTCCTGTCTCGCGGGCGACCGTCACTAACTGGGACAACATGGAGAAG ATTTGGCATCACTCCTTCTACCAGGTGCTCTGCATCGCCCCCGAGCAGCATCCTCTGATGGTGACCGAGCCACCCTCAAACCCGATGTCCAGCAAGGAGAAGATGTCACAG ATTTGGCATCACTCCTTCTACCAGGTGCTCTGCATCGCCCAGCGTCCCCACCTTGCGGAGAATCGTTCCCTCATCAGCCAACTTCACGGAGGCAGTGCCCTGCCTACCACCCCTGCCACCTCCTCCCTAACATTCTTGTCCGCTGGTCTCCCGTGT ATCCTGTCTGAGACCTTCAACGTGCCCGCCCTGCACTTAGCCAACCAAGGAGTCCTGTCCCTCTATGCCTCCGGCCAGACCTCCG GAACAACTATTGAATCTGGAGAAGGAATGACATACTTTGTGCCCATCATTGATGGCTGTCCCCTGCATCAGTCAACCATCCAGATGGACATAGCGGGCCAAGACCTTACATTGTACCTCCTGCAACTATTGACAGACAGTGGGCACTCGCTGGTGAGCAGAG GTGACTGGGAGTACATCCgggacataaaagaaaaatgctgcTACGTGGCTTCGGActtcaagaaggaaaaaatgaaagccaGCTCTCCTTCCTACGCGCGCAAGTTTCAGCTGCCCGACGGCCAGGAGATCACTCTGGGGCCGGAGAAGTTCCTCTGCCCCGAAGGGCTTTTCCAGGCAGACCTCATGG GGAGAAACAGCCTGGGCATCCACATGAAGGCCTTCCGGAGTGTCAGCTCCTGCAGCCCTGCCCTCTGGAAGATTCTCTTCGGCCACATGGTTCTGTCCGGCGGCACCGGCTGCTGTCCCGGCCTGCGCTTCCGGCTGCAGAGGGAAATAGCTGCCCTGGTCTCCCCCACCATCAACGTGAAG GTGTCCAGCTGCCCCTCTTCCATACACAGCGCCTGGCTGGGCGGCTCCATCCTGTGCTCGCTGTCCACCTTCAAGGACATGTGGGTCACCAGCAAGGAGTACAAGGACATTGGTGCCTCTATCGTCAGGAGGAGAACCTTCTAA